One genomic segment of Epinephelus fuscoguttatus linkage group LG19, E.fuscoguttatus.final_Chr_v1 includes these proteins:
- the LOC125878853 gene encoding uncharacterized protein LOC125878853 codes for MHTFPNTASKRYSQVSVSPVQLLLVMHLKVSTGEEGIISTQCECPQGDYKCSHAAALAIFAVHNISRTDTATQWKKPKAAKRTHHVEELFPPLSKSYNPLTREPTAKDRAWLRNRLSSRFSGFSWLLSPEPEEEPYTLATLSVSKIVESVATGQHNNPKWHLLRKGRLTASNFGAVLKAKRVTASLLARVMGEQQALDGVLSIQWGTMNEKEGIKAFTTAIQMPVEESGLWLSRSGVLGASPGGLVGSSAVLEVKCPYGTREMTITEALAIKGFCVSKEGDSYHLRDDHPYWHQVQGQLHLTGRQTCYFVVWTTKDTAIIPIARDESWQPKLVHLEDFFKAHMLPKLAPQ; via the coding sequence GTGTCTACTGGTGAAGAGGGTATTATCTCCACACAGTGCGAGTGCCCGCAAGGAGACTACAAATGCAGCCATGCAGCTGCATTGGCCATCTTCGCTGTGCATAATATCAGCCGCACAGACACCGCTACTCAGTGGAAAAAGCCAAAGGCAGCTAAAAGGACACACCATGTGGAAGAGCTATTCCCACCTCTGAGTAAGTCCTACAACCCGCTGACAAGAGAGCCAACTGCCAAGGATCGTGCCTGGCTGAGGAACAGACTCAGCAGCAGGTTCTCTGGATTCTCTTGGCTTCTGTCACCTGAGCCAGAGGAAGAACCATACACCTTGGCCACACTCTCTGTTTCCAAGATTGTGGAGTCTGTGGCAACTGGCCAGCACAACAATCCAAAGTGGCATCTCCTCAGGAAAGGAAGGCTGACTGCCAGCAACTTTGGAGCAGTCCTTAAGGCAAAACGTGTGACTGCTTCTCTTCTTGCCAGGGTGATGGGAGAACAGCAAGCACTGGATGGTGTTTTGTCTATACAGTGGGGGACTATGAATGAAAAAGAAGGCATTAAGGCCTTCACCACTGCCATTCAGATGCCAGTTGAAGAGTCAGGCTTGTGGCTTTCTCGTTCAGGGGTATTGGGAGCATCTCCAGGTGGTCTGGTGGGGTCTTCCGCGGTGCTCGAAGTAAAGTGTCCCTATGGCACCAGGGAAATGACCATCACAGAAGCACTGGCAATCAAGGGCTTCTGTGTCAGTAAGGAAGGGGATAGTTACCACCTGCGTGACGACCATCCTTACTGGCACCAGGTACAGGGACAACTTCACCTCACTGGCAGGCAGACTTGTTACTTTGTGGTCTGGACAACAAAAGACACTGCCATCATCCCCATAGCCCGAGATGAGAGTTGGCAGCCAAAACTGGTGCATCTGGAGGACTTCTTCAAGGCTCACATGCTTCCGAAGCTGGCACCGCAGTGA